One window from the genome of Bacillus tianshenii encodes:
- the rpsG gene encoding 30S ribosomal protein S7 has translation MPRKGPVARRDVLPDPIYNSKLITRLINQVMIDGKRGTAQTILYNAFNLVQERTGNEPMEVFEQAMKNIMPLLEVRARRVGGANYQVPVEVRPERRTTLGLRWLVQYSRSRGEKTMEERLANEIMDAANNTGAAVKKREDTHKMAEANKAFAHYRW, from the coding sequence ATGCCACGTAAAGGACCAGTCGCACGCAGAGATGTTCTGCCTGACCCGATTTACAATTCAAAACTTATCACTCGCTTAATCAATCAGGTTATGATTGATGGTAAGAGAGGTACAGCACAAACTATTCTTTACAATGCATTTAACCTAGTGCAAGAACGTACTGGAAATGAACCGATGGAAGTGTTCGAACAAGCTATGAAGAACATTATGCCACTACTTGAGGTACGCGCACGTCGTGTTGGTGGTGCAAACTACCAAGTACCGGTAGAAGTTCGTCCAGAACGTCGTACAACACTTGGTCTTCGTTGGTTAGTTCAATATTCACGTTCTCGCGGAGAGAAAACGATGGAAGAGCGTCTTGCTAACGAAATCATGGATGCTGCTAACAATACAGGCGCAGCTGTTAAGAAACGCGAAGATACTCATAAGATGGCTGAAGCAAACAAAGCATTTGCTCACTATCGTTGGTAA